One Keratinibaculum paraultunense genomic window carries:
- a CDS encoding DsrE/DsrF/DrsH-like family protein, with protein sequence MKKKVNILMFSGEYDNALATLILANSALTMDTD encoded by the coding sequence GTGAAGAAAAAGGTGAATATACTCATGTTTAGTGGCGAATACGATAATGCTTTAGCAACTTTAATTCTAGCTAATTCTGCTTTAACCATGGATACTGATTGA
- a CDS encoding ABC-2 transporter permease: MLGIIKRDLMLLWSNKRDRFFIIFYIPFLLLIIESYDLKWLYLAIIVAYTYILSILSFSHDINGKAKYIIHSLPINREEMVFYKYLSSFVYLAITIVYVGIYLWIINAIGIKPVDYFNLEMIIKAIPIIMILTSIVYPAYFIFDPKIAQIIHMIVFFTFFIGMANLGSVGDKSLVSRIGFIRGKGMIYVSAAMYIISLFLSMKLYKNRDL, translated from the coding sequence ATGCTAGGGATTATTAAGAGGGATTTAATGCTATTGTGGTCAAACAAGCGAGATAGATTTTTTATAATATTTTATATACCATTTTTACTACTGATAATAGAATCCTACGATTTAAAATGGCTTTACCTTGCAATAATAGTAGCCTATACTTATATTCTTTCCATATTATCTTTTTCTCATGATATTAATGGTAAGGCTAAATATATTATTCATTCATTGCCGATAAATAGGGAAGAGATGGTTTTTTATAAGTATTTATCTAGTTTTGTGTATTTGGCCATCACGATTGTGTATGTTGGGATTTATTTGTGGATAATTAATGCAATAGGAATAAAACCTGTGGATTATTTTAATCTGGAGATGATAATCAAGGCTATACCTATTATTATGATTTTAACATCTATAGTCTATCCAGCGTATTTTATATTTGACCCTAAGATAGCACAGATAATCCATATGATAGTATTTTTTACTTTTTTCATTGGTATGGCAAATTTGGGTTCGGTGGGAGATAAATCTTTAGTAAGCCGTATAGGATTTATTAGGGGAAAAGGTATGATATATGTTTCCGCAGCAATGTATATAATCTCCCTATTTCTATCCATGAAACTATATAAGAATAGGGATCTATAG
- the megL gene encoding methionine gamma-lyase, with protein sequence MKDMGFSTKAIHGGYVKNEVGALATPIYQTSTFIFDSAEQGGRRFAGEEKGYIYTRLGNPTNTQVEEKVALLENAEACASMASGMGAITSCLWTILEAGDHVVAGQTLYGCTFAYLNHGLQRFGIEVSFVDTKDPENVRKAMKDNTKVVYLETPANPTLDISDIEAISKIAHEKENCMVVVDNTFSTPYIQRPLDLGADVVVHSATKYLNGHGDVIAGFVCGKEDFIEDVKMVGIKDMTGSVLSPFDAFLINRGLKTLEIRMERHCENAFKVAEFLESHPTVEKVYYPGLKSFPQYELAKKQMKLPGAMISFEIKGGMEEGIRLMNNVKLCTLAVSLGDAETLIQHPASMTHSPYTPEEREAYGIPDSLVRLSVGLENVEDIIEDLETALETIS encoded by the coding sequence ATGAAAGATATGGGATTTAGTACAAAAGCAATTCATGGAGGTTATGTAAAAAATGAAGTGGGAGCCTTAGCCACACCAATTTATCAAACATCAACTTTTATTTTTGATTCTGCTGAACAAGGAGGAAGAAGATTTGCCGGTGAAGAAAAAGGATATATATATACTCGGCTTGGTAATCCAACAAATACTCAAGTAGAAGAAAAAGTGGCTTTGCTAGAAAATGCTGAAGCCTGTGCATCCATGGCATCGGGGATGGGCGCTATAACAAGTTGTCTTTGGACTATTCTAGAAGCGGGAGATCATGTAGTAGCTGGTCAAACTTTATATGGTTGTACTTTTGCATATTTAAATCACGGGCTTCAAAGATTTGGCATAGAAGTATCTTTTGTAGATACTAAAGATCCAGAAAACGTAAGAAAAGCTATGAAAGATAATACAAAAGTAGTTTATTTAGAAACTCCTGCAAATCCTACTTTAGATATTTCTGATATTGAGGCTATTTCTAAAATTGCTCATGAAAAAGAGAATTGTATGGTAGTGGTAGATAATACTTTTTCTACTCCTTATATTCAAAGACCATTGGATTTAGGTGCAGATGTGGTAGTTCATTCAGCTACTAAATATCTAAATGGTCATGGGGATGTAATAGCAGGTTTTGTATGTGGAAAAGAAGATTTTATAGAGGATGTAAAGATGGTAGGAATTAAAGATATGACAGGTTCAGTTTTAAGTCCTTTTGATGCATTTTTGATTAATAGAGGTCTTAAAACCTTAGAGATTAGAATGGAAAGACATTGTGAAAACGCTTTTAAAGTAGCAGAATTTTTGGAATCTCATCCAACGGTAGAAAAGGTATATTATCCAGGATTGAAAAGTTTTCCACAATACGAATTAGCAAAGAAACAGATGAAATTACCTGGTGCTATGATTTCTTTTGAAATAAAAGGAGGAATGGAGGAAGGTATAAGGTTAATGAACAATGTTAAGTTATGTACTTTAGCAGTAAGTTTAGGAGATGCAGAAACTTTGATTCAGCATCCTGCATCTATGACTCATTCTCCATATACACCTGAAGAAAGGGAGGCTTATGGAATTCCAGATAGTTTAGTAAGATTATCTGTAGGCTTAGAGAATGTAGAAGATATAATAGAAGATTTAGAGACAGCTTTAGAAACTATATCATAG
- a CDS encoding biotin transporter BioY translates to MKISVKEMVLTSLFTALTAIGAFLSIPVGSVPITLQSLFVVLSGLLLGPKLGALSQLIYVLLGLSGVRIFAGFSGGPQTVFTPSFGFLIGFIFAAFIVGQIVHSGDNISFVRIFVASLIGTFIIYLFGVPYMYMIINHVMGKSISFATALKTGCIIFLPGDTLKAIVSSLVASKVLQRIKLVNE, encoded by the coding sequence ATGAAAATATCTGTAAAGGAAATGGTATTAACTTCTTTATTTACTGCATTAACAGCAATAGGGGCTTTTTTAAGTATACCTGTAGGTAGTGTCCCCATTACGCTACAAAGCTTGTTTGTTGTATTATCTGGACTTTTGCTTGGTCCTAAATTGGGAGCTTTATCTCAACTAATCTATGTATTATTAGGGCTTTCTGGGGTTAGAATATTTGCAGGATTTTCTGGTGGACCTCAAACGGTATTTACACCAAGTTTTGGTTTTTTGATCGGATTTATATTTGCAGCTTTTATAGTTGGACAAATCGTTCATAGTGGCGATAACATAAGCTTTGTAAGAATATTTGTAGCTTCCCTTATAGGAACATTTATCATATATTTATTCGGAGTTCCATATATGTATATGATAATTAACCATGTAATGGGAAAATCCATCTCTTTTGCTACAGCTTTAAAAACTGGGTGCATTATATTTTTACCTGGGGATACATTAAAAGCTATAGTATCTTCTTTGGTAGCATCAAAAGTTCTTCAAAGAATTAAATTGGTTAATGAATAA
- a CDS encoding response regulator, translated as MRIFILDDDKSVIRILKKIIEDKELGQVVGTARDGKEGLEKIRTTTPDIVLIDLLMPKVDGLTVIKKLKKEHPGIEFIMISQVSSKDMVEQAYKLGVEYYIYKPINAIEVEAIMKKVIERIEINRSISKIQQIFSDKPQKEWENLKHYEQCINGILMKLGIMGEKGAEDIIKVSKYIIQNNINLNQITIRELCSKFTDNPKAMEQRIRRTIGIAMSNIASLGIEDYMNETFVEYSNSLFNFEQVRKEMEFIRGKSNKRGSTNTKKFLLGLISYCENMNN; from the coding sequence TTGAGGATATTTATACTAGATGACGATAAAAGTGTTATAAGGATATTAAAAAAAATCATAGAAGATAAAGAATTAGGACAAGTTGTAGGGACAGCGAGAGATGGTAAAGAAGGACTGGAAAAAATTAGAACGACTACACCAGATATAGTTTTAATAGATTTGTTAATGCCAAAAGTAGATGGATTAACGGTTATTAAAAAACTTAAAAAAGAGCATCCAGGGATAGAATTTATAATGATATCCCAAGTATCATCAAAGGATATGGTAGAACAAGCTTATAAACTTGGAGTGGAATATTATATATATAAACCAATAAATGCAATAGAAGTTGAAGCAATAATGAAAAAAGTTATTGAAAGAATTGAAATAAACAGAAGTATTTCAAAGATACAACAAATATTTTCTGATAAACCTCAAAAAGAATGGGAAAATTTAAAGCATTATGAGCAGTGTATAAATGGAATATTAATGAAACTTGGTATAATGGGAGAAAAAGGTGCTGAAGACATAATAAAAGTTAGTAAATATATTATACAAAATAATATAAATTTAAATCAAATAACCATAAGAGAGTTGTGTAGTAAATTTACTGATAATCCTAAAGCTATGGAACAGAGGATAAGAAGAACAATAGGAATAGCTATGTCTAATATAGCTAGTTTGGGAATTGAAGATTATATGAATGAAACGTTCGTAGAGTATTCCAATAGTTTATTTAATTTTGAACAAGTTAGAAAAGAAATGGAATTTATAAGAGGGAAAAGTAATAAAAGAGGTTCAACAAATACAAAAAAATTTTTATTAGGACTAATATCATATTGTGAGAATATGAATAATTAA
- a CDS encoding ATP-binding protein, whose amino-acid sequence MVIDDGSGIEDEDLPHIFSPGYSTKIDYETGQIYRGLGLTLIKDIVEIYLNGKIKVKSKFGKGTIFIIYIPAKELEEDES is encoded by the coding sequence ATGGTAATAGATGATGGCAGTGGTATTGAAGATGAAGATTTACCTCATATATTTTCTCCTGGATATTCAACTAAAATAGATTATGAGACGGGTCAGATATATAGAGGATTAGGTTTAACACTTATAAAGGATATTGTTGAAATTTATTTAAATGGTAAAATAAAAGTAAAATCTAAATTTGGAAAGGGTACAATATTTATAATATATATTCCAGCAAAAGAGTTGGAGGAGGACGAAAGTTGA
- a CDS encoding acetyl-CoA C-acetyltransferase, translating to MREVVIVSAVRTPIGTFGGSFKNVSAVKLGTVVAEEAMKRATIKPDMVDEVIFGNVLQAGLGQNVARQISIHSGIPVEVPSYTVNKVCASGLKAITLAAQSIMAGEGDIILAGGTENMSQAPYILKGARWGYRMGDGVLEDYMVKDGLWDIFNDYHMGITAENVAEKYNITREEQDKFALRSQLRAEEAIKSGRFKDEIIPVEVPQRKGDPLIVDTDEHPRFGSTIEGLAKLRPAFKKGGTVTAGNASGINDGAAALVLMAKEKAEELGLKPLATIKAYGAAGVDPSIMGIGPVPATKKVLSKVNMTIDDMDLIEANEAFAAQSLAVAKELNFDDEKVNVNGGAIALGHPIGASGARIVVTLLYEMEKRDVKTGLATLCIGGGQGMAMIVER from the coding sequence ATGCGAGAAGTTGTTATTGTATCAGCAGTTAGAACACCAATAGGAACATTTGGTGGAAGTTTTAAGAATGTTTCTGCAGTAAAATTAGGGACTGTAGTTGCTGAAGAAGCCATGAAAAGGGCAACTATAAAGCCTGATATGGTAGATGAAGTTATATTTGGGAATGTGTTACAAGCTGGGTTAGGTCAAAATGTAGCTAGACAAATTTCAATACATTCAGGGATTCCAGTAGAAGTACCTTCATATACGGTAAACAAAGTATGTGCTTCTGGACTTAAAGCTATAACATTAGCAGCTCAATCTATTATGGCAGGTGAAGGAGACATAATTTTAGCAGGAGGTACAGAAAATATGTCTCAAGCACCATATATTTTAAAAGGAGCTAGATGGGGATATAGAATGGGAGATGGAGTATTAGAAGATTATATGGTGAAAGATGGACTTTGGGATATATTTAATGATTATCATATGGGAATTACTGCAGAAAATGTAGCAGAAAAGTATAATATAACCAGAGAAGAACAAGATAAATTTGCATTAAGAAGTCAATTAAGGGCAGAAGAAGCTATAAAAAGTGGAAGATTTAAAGATGAAATAATTCCTGTAGAAGTACCTCAAAGAAAAGGTGATCCACTAATAGTAGATACAGATGAGCATCCAAGATTTGGTTCTACTATTGAAGGTTTAGCTAAATTGAGACCTGCATTTAAAAAAGGTGGTACAGTAACAGCTGGTAATGCATCGGGTATAAATGATGGAGCAGCAGCTTTGGTTTTAATGGCTAAGGAAAAGGCGGAAGAATTAGGATTAAAGCCTTTAGCAACTATTAAGGCTTATGGGGCAGCAGGAGTAGATCCAAGTATAATGGGAATTGGTCCAGTACCTGCTACTAAAAAGGTACTAAGCAAAGTAAATATGACTATAGATGATATGGATCTTATAGAAGCAAATGAAGCTTTTGCAGCTCAATCTTTGGCAGTAGCTAAAGAATTAAATTTTGATGATGAAAAAGTAAATGTAAATGGTGGTGCAATTGCATTAGGTCATCCTATAGGAGCATCTGGTGCTAGAATAGTAGTTACATTACTTTATGAAATGGAAAAAAGAGATGTCAAAACTGGTTTAGCCACTTTATGTATAGGTGGAGGACAAGGAATGGCTATGATTGTTGAAAGGTAA
- a CDS encoding aminotransferase class V-fold PLP-dependent enzyme, translating into MYKNLIYGINTLVPLANGIEVPYINFDNAATTPPFVSVIETINNFSQYYSSVHRGTGYKSIISSQFYENARDEVLNFVKGNNKYHTVIFVKNTTEAINKLSYRLKDEIGDGIVLSTYMEHHSNDLPWRSKYKVDYVQVDKNGRLSLDHLEYLLKKYNGKVKLLTVTGASNVTGYLNPIYKIAQIAHKYGSKILVDGAQLVPHHPVDMKPIDHPEHIDYIAFSAHKMYAPFGIGVLIAPKATFNKGHSEYVGGGTIKLVTPQDVIWEEPPQKEEAGTPNLLGVVALIESLKILKSIGMNKISNYERELTKYTLERIKKVPHIILYDDMDIMNKVSIISFNIEGLYHETVANILSLEGGIAVRNGCFCAQPYIQKLLNISIEEMKKYKQDENLLRPGTVRISFGLYNDYQEVNILIELLNQIAYNRKKYNLKYKTLLST; encoded by the coding sequence ATGTATAAAAACTTAATTTATGGAATAAACACTTTAGTCCCTTTAGCAAATGGAATTGAAGTTCCATATATAAATTTTGATAATGCTGCCACTACTCCTCCTTTTGTATCTGTAATAGAAACGATAAATAATTTTTCTCAATACTACTCTTCTGTTCACAGAGGAACAGGATATAAATCCATAATATCTTCTCAGTTTTATGAAAATGCAAGAGATGAAGTATTAAATTTTGTAAAAGGCAACAATAAATATCACACAGTAATATTTGTAAAGAATACAACAGAGGCTATAAATAAATTATCTTATAGATTAAAAGATGAAATAGGAGATGGAATAGTTCTATCCACATATATGGAACATCACTCCAACGATCTTCCTTGGAGAAGTAAATATAAAGTGGATTATGTACAAGTAGATAAAAATGGAAGATTATCTTTAGATCATTTAGAATATCTATTAAAAAAATATAATGGAAAAGTAAAATTATTAACTGTAACTGGTGCTTCCAATGTTACAGGTTATTTAAATCCAATATATAAAATAGCACAAATTGCTCATAAATATGGAAGTAAAATCCTCGTAGATGGAGCTCAATTAGTGCCTCATCATCCAGTGGATATGAAACCCATAGACCATCCTGAACATATTGATTATATTGCTTTCTCTGCTCATAAAATGTATGCCCCTTTTGGTATTGGCGTATTAATTGCACCTAAGGCTACATTTAATAAAGGGCATTCTGAATATGTTGGAGGAGGTACAATAAAATTAGTAACACCTCAAGATGTTATATGGGAAGAACCGCCACAAAAAGAAGAAGCAGGTACTCCTAATCTCTTAGGAGTAGTAGCTTTAATAGAAAGTTTAAAAATATTAAAATCTATAGGTATGAATAAAATATCCAATTATGAAAGAGAACTAACTAAATACACCCTTGAAAGGATAAAAAAAGTACCTCATATAATATTATATGATGATATGGATATTATGAATAAGGTATCTATAATATCCTTCAACATAGAGGGATTATACCATGAAACTGTAGCAAATATTTTATCATTAGAAGGAGGCATTGCTGTAAGAAATGGATGCTTTTGTGCACAGCCCTATATACAGAAACTACTCAATATCTCTATAGAGGAGATGAAAAAGTACAAACAGGATGAAAATCTATTAAGACCAGGTACTGTTAGAATAAGCTTCGGTCTATATAATGATTATCAAGAAGTAAATATTTTAATAGAATTGTTAAACCAAATCGCATACAATAGAAAAAAATATAATTTAAAGTATAAAACCCTCCTTTCTACTTAA
- a CDS encoding NAD(P)H-hydrate epimerase, producing the protein MIAVTGENMKAIDNYCIEKLGIPGIVLMENAALKVIKNIDLNKFNHFTILCGVGNNGGDGLAVARHLIVKDKKVDIFILGNIDKGSHDFMINYNILKNMNIPIKYIDNKKDLKTLEESLSKSDMVIDSVFGTGLTREVEGIYKDAFSLVNQKGKYILSIDIPSGMDSDTGKILGIAIKPNKTITFQLMKKGLVDNKNLAGDVIVEPIGMPKIAIDTVLNTNKDH; encoded by the coding sequence ATGATTGCTGTAACTGGAGAAAATATGAAAGCTATAGACAACTATTGTATAGAAAAATTAGGAATACCTGGAATTGTATTAATGGAAAATGCTGCATTAAAAGTAATTAAAAATATAGACTTAAATAAATTTAATCACTTCACAATTCTTTGTGGTGTTGGTAATAATGGAGGAGATGGATTAGCAGTAGCTAGACATTTGATAGTTAAAGATAAAAAAGTAGATATATTTATACTTGGAAACATAGATAAAGGTAGTCACGATTTTATGATAAATTATAATATACTCAAAAATATGAATATTCCTATAAAATATATAGATAACAAAAAAGATTTAAAAACTTTAGAGGAATCCTTATCAAAATCAGATATGGTAATCGATTCAGTATTTGGAACAGGCTTAACTAGAGAAGTAGAGGGAATATACAAAGATGCATTTTCCCTAGTAAATCAAAAGGGTAAATATATATTATCGATAGATATACCTTCTGGCATGGATTCTGATACTGGGAAAATACTAGGCATAGCTATTAAACCTAACAAAACTATAACCTTTCAACTTATGAAGAAAGGGCTTGTTGATAACAAGAATTTGGCAGGCGATGTAATTGTAGAACCCATAGGAATGCCTAAAATAGCTATAGATACGGTACTTAATACAAATAAAGACCATTAG
- a CDS encoding biotin--[acetyl-CoA-carboxylase] ligase: MREKILSMLKEHKDEFISGEMISNKLGISRTAVWKHINNLREEGYEIESMPKNGYKLLNCPDVLTLEEVEEYLNTEFIGRNIYYFDTVDSTNIKAKELAMEVEEGTVVIAEEQTKGKGRLGRDWLSPKGKGIWMSIVLKPQLPPSEVAKLTLIGAAAVSKALEEIGIESYIKWPNDIIVQGKKICGILTEMSCELNMINYVIMGIGINVNLENKDFSKELVDKATSLKEIIGHSVDRKKLLGAILNHFEDLYIPFKNAGDISKVINISKEKSILIGKKIRIIQGETERTGKALDIDEEGRLIVEYEDGTVDSIFSGEVSIRGLKGYK; encoded by the coding sequence ATGAGGGAAAAAATATTGTCAATGTTAAAAGAACATAAAGACGAATTTATATCAGGAGAGATGATTAGTAATAAGTTGGGTATAAGTCGTACTGCGGTCTGGAAGCATATTAATAATTTAAGGGAAGAAGGATATGAGATTGAATCCATGCCTAAAAATGGATATAAATTATTAAATTGTCCAGATGTACTAACGTTGGAAGAAGTAGAGGAATATTTAAATACAGAGTTTATAGGAAGAAATATATATTATTTTGATACTGTAGATTCAACTAATATTAAAGCTAAAGAATTGGCTATGGAAGTAGAAGAAGGGACAGTTGTAATAGCTGAAGAACAAACTAAAGGTAAAGGACGTTTAGGCAGAGATTGGCTTTCTCCAAAGGGTAAAGGTATATGGATGAGTATTGTATTAAAACCTCAATTACCTCCTTCAGAGGTAGCAAAATTGACTTTGATTGGAGCTGCTGCTGTGAGTAAGGCTTTAGAGGAAATAGGGATAGAATCCTATATAAAATGGCCTAATGATATTATAGTTCAAGGTAAAAAGATATGTGGAATTCTTACAGAGATGAGTTGTGAATTAAATATGATTAATTATGTAATTATGGGAATAGGTATAAATGTTAATTTAGAAAATAAAGATTTTAGTAAAGAATTAGTTGATAAAGCTACATCGTTAAAAGAAATTATTGGGCATAGCGTGGATAGAAAAAAATTATTAGGAGCTATTTTAAATCATTTTGAGGATTTATATATTCCTTTTAAAAATGCAGGAGACATATCAAAAGTAATTAATATATCAAAAGAAAAATCCATTTTAATAGGTAAAAAAATACGAATAATTCAAGGGGAGACAGAACGTACAGGAAAAGCCTTGGACATAGATGAAGAAGGAAGACTTATAGTGGAGTATGAAGATGGAACTGTAGATAGTATATTTTCTGGAGAAGTTTCAATTCGAGGTTTAAAAGGATACAAATAA
- a CDS encoding DMT family transporter translates to MKNKNSLFADISLLLVAVIWGSGFVVTKNALDHITPYYLLACRFMISSILMLIVFFKRVKKVKLEDLKAGFIIGIFLFGGFATQTVGLKYTTAGKQAFITATNVVMVPFIYWGISKKKPDIYEVIAAILCFVGIGILSFESNLQFGYGEFLTFICAIFFALHISAIGYFAKDHDPVLLSIIQMFVAGILSIIFVLIFESNVESITKDSIFPILYLSIFSTLIAFLIQNVAQKYTSSTHAAIILSLEALFGGIMSLIFLKEPFTLRFLIGSLSIFISIITTETKWAFFKGNNK, encoded by the coding sequence ATGAAAAATAAAAATAGTTTGTTTGCAGATATTTCATTATTACTAGTTGCTGTTATTTGGGGAAGTGGATTTGTAGTTACAAAGAATGCTTTGGATCATATAACTCCTTATTATTTACTAGCTTGTAGATTTATGATTTCATCAATATTGATGCTAATAGTATTTTTTAAAAGGGTTAAGAAAGTAAAATTAGAGGATTTGAAGGCAGGTTTTATAATAGGAATATTTTTATTTGGAGGATTTGCTACTCAAACTGTAGGACTTAAATATACTACAGCTGGGAAGCAGGCTTTTATAACTGCAACCAATGTAGTTATGGTACCATTTATATATTGGGGAATAAGTAAAAAAAAGCCAGATATCTATGAAGTGATAGCAGCTATACTTTGTTTTGTAGGTATAGGAATACTAAGTTTCGAAAGCAATTTACAATTTGGATATGGTGAATTTTTAACATTTATATGTGCAATATTTTTTGCTCTTCACATATCTGCCATTGGATATTTTGCTAAAGATCATGATCCAGTACTATTGTCTATAATTCAAATGTTTGTAGCTGGAATATTATCAATAATATTTGTACTTATATTTGAATCCAATGTGGAAAGTATTACTAAAGATTCAATATTTCCCATATTGTATTTGAGTATATTTAGTACATTAATAGCTTTTTTGATTCAAAATGTAGCACAAAAATATACTTCATCAACTCATGCTGCTATAATATTAAGCTTAGAAGCTTTATTTGGTGGGATAATGTCTTTAATATTTTTGAAAGAGCCTTTTACTTTAAGGTTTTTAATTGGTTCACTATCTATATTTATCTCCATTATAACTACAGAAACTAAGTGGGCTTTTTTTAAAGGCAATAATAAATAA
- a CDS encoding GntR family transcriptional regulator, which yields MKIIVSNSSDEPIYEQISQQIKGMILKGELKEGDLLPSIRGLARDLQISVITTKRAYDELEKEGFIETMQGKGSFVAGQNKELMREKKLKIVEEKLLDIVEESKLLGLDYEEIQEMLKILFEEV from the coding sequence ATGAAGATTATCGTTTCTAATTCATCAGATGAGCCTATATATGAACAGATATCCCAACAAATCAAGGGAATGATTTTAAAGGGAGAGTTGAAAGAAGGAGATTTATTGCCTTCTATTAGAGGATTAGCTAGGGATCTTCAAATATCTGTTATAACCACTAAGAGGGCTTACGATGAGTTGGAAAAGGAAGGATTTATTGAAACTATGCAGGGGAAAGGTTCCTTTGTAGCAGGGCAGAACAAGGAATTAATGCGAGAGAAAAAACTGAAAATCGTAGAAGAAAAACTTCTTGACATAGTAGAGGAAAGCAAATTATTAGGACTAGATTATGAAGAAATACAGGAAATGTTGAAAATTTTGTTTGAGGAGGTATAG
- a CDS encoding ABC transporter ATP-binding protein, with the protein MDYILKVKNLRKQFKNFTLDDISFKLEPGYIMGFIGPNGAGKSTTIKLIMNLLKKDGGEINIFGKDHVKYEKEIKDRIGFVYDENYYYEDLTINQMKNIVASFYSRWDEQQFNYYIKEFDLNPKVKIKTLSKGMKMKFSLAVALSHNADLIIMDEPTSGLDPVFRREILDILYNIIQDDTKSIFFSTHITTDLEKIADYITFINEGKVVFSESKDGVMESYAIVKGGMDLLDENTRKQFIGLRETRVGFEGLTNNLDKIKNTFGDKVLIEKASLEDIMVYSVRR; encoded by the coding sequence ATGGATTATATTCTAAAAGTTAAGAATTTGAGAAAACAGTTCAAAAATTTTACTTTAGATGACATTAGTTTTAAATTGGAGCCTGGATATATAATGGGGTTTATAGGGCCTAATGGAGCAGGGAAAAGTACCACTATAAAGCTTATAATGAATCTGCTCAAAAAAGATGGTGGGGAGATTAATATATTTGGTAAGGATCATGTAAAATACGAGAAGGAGATAAAGGATAGAATAGGCTTTGTATATGATGAAAATTATTATTATGAAGATTTGACTATCAATCAAATGAAAAACATAGTAGCCTCCTTTTATTCAAGATGGGATGAACAGCAGTTTAACTATTATATTAAAGAATTTGATCTAAATCCAAAGGTAAAGATCAAAACTCTATCTAAAGGTATGAAGATGAAGTTTTCATTAGCTGTTGCCTTATCCCATAATGCTGACTTAATAATCATGGATGAACCTACATCTGGGTTGGATCCAGTATTTAGACGGGAGATATTGGATATTTTATACAACATTATCCAGGATGATACCAAAAGTATATTTTTTTCCACTCATATAACTACGGATTTGGAGAAGATAGCAGACTATATAACCTTCATCAATGAGGGAAAAGTGGTATTTTCAGAGTCTAAGGATGGGGTGATGGAGAGCTATGCCATAGTAAAAGGTGGTATGGACCTATTAGATGAAAATACTAGAAAGCAATTTATTGGATTAAGAGAAACTAGAGTTGGGTTTGAAGGATTGACCAATAATTTAGACAAGATAAAAAACACATTTGGAGATAAGGTGTTGATAGAAAAAGCAAGTTTAGAAGACATTATGGTTTATAGCGTGAGGAGGTAG
- a CDS encoding ABC-2 transporter permease — MFNLIKKDFILSRKINIFAVIYGLFIAAMGLTMPDPLMSTLLYVFGMIILIFITVIYTNGYDDKYKSEIILNSLPMDRKNIVRAKYMALILFIVISCGTVLIFTNIILKLGIASTGKGASIWNAIFVTNISLIFYSIYYPIYFKVGEGLRSFNTMLWILMVIGPTVLSKLMEGLDNIGYLEKIIDMDINRINIYVLILSLIMFYMSMKISEKIYRTREF; from the coding sequence ATGTTTAATTTAATAAAAAAGGATTTTATATTGTCGAGAAAGATCAATATATTTGCAGTAATATATGGACTGTTTATTGCGGCTATGGGGCTTACAATGCCTGATCCTTTAATGTCAACTCTCCTATACGTTTTTGGGATGATTATACTTATATTTATTACTGTTATATATACAAATGGATACGATGATAAGTATAAGAGTGAAATAATACTTAATAGTCTCCCAATGGATAGGAAAAATATTGTTAGAGCAAAATACATGGCGTTAATACTATTTATTGTAATAAGTTGTGGTACCGTGTTGATATTTACCAATATTATTTTGAAATTAGGAATTGCTAGCACTGGGAAAGGTGCGAGTATATGGAATGCTATCTTTGTTACTAATATATCCCTGATATTCTATTCCATATACTATCCAATTTATTTTAAAGTGGGGGAAGGTCTAAGGAGTTTTAATACCATGTTGTGGATACTGATGGTAATAGGGCCAACGGTTTTAAGTAAATTGATGGAGGGATTAGACAATATAGGCTATTTGGAAAAAATAATTGATATGGATATTAATAGGATAAATATATATGTGCTAATACTTTCTTTGATCATGTTCTATATGTCTATGAAGATATCCGAAAAAATTTATAGAACGAGGGAGTTCTAA